A stretch of the Papaver somniferum cultivar HN1 chromosome 6, ASM357369v1, whole genome shotgun sequence genome encodes the following:
- the LOC113289387 gene encoding serpin-ZXA-like yields MLVNALYFKGLWQDAFDISETRDSEFYLLDGSSIQQVPFMTNDEMQHVCCYGGFKVLQLPYSTQYKTNYGGDDVTSFSEQSDEEDAEKSNDDDVAPDTQLSMYIILPDDRDGLGDLMEKVSSDPDGFLHSHLPLVNRPRVRRGEFWIPKFKISFDFKASRVLKELGVVLPFDQDKSELTEMVTIISTGSELDRPQKRNRSTGGNVFVSKAIHKCFVEVDEGGTTAAAATSFIDWAQASGIDFEDEDDLPEPVDFVADHPFMFLIRDDKSGVVLFTGHVLNPLLTDE; encoded by the coding sequence ATGTTGGTGAATGCATTATACTTTAAAGGATTATGGCAAGACGCATTTGATATATCTGAaacaagagattcagaattctaTCTTCTTGACGGAAGCTCAATCCAACAAGTCCCTTTCATGACTAACGATGAAATGCAACATGTTTGTTGTTACGGAGGGTTCAAAGTTCTTCAACTCCCATACAGTACACAATACAAAACCAATTATGGCGGGGATGATGTTACTAGTTTTTCTGAACAGAGCGATGAGGAGGATGCTGAAAAgagtaatgatgatgatgttgctCCTGACACACAGTTGTCTATGTATATTATTTTACCTGATGACCGAGATGGCCTCGGTGATTTGATGGAGAAGGTAAGTTCAGACCCAGATGGTTTCTTGCATAGTCATCTTCCACTAGTAAACCGACCACGAGTTCGGAGGGGAGAATTCTGGATCCCCAAGTTCAAGATATCATTTGATTTTAAGGCGTCAAGAGTTCTCAAGGAACTGGGAGTGGTTTTGCCTTTCGATCAGGACAAAAGTGAGCTCACTGAGATGGTGACTATCATAAGTACTGGAAGCGAACTCGATCGACCCCAAAAAAGAAACAGAAGTACTGGAGGAAATGTTTTTGTTTCCAAAGCCATCCACAAGTGTTTTGTAGAGGTTGACGAAGGAGGTACTACAGCTGCCGCTGCTACTTCATTTATTGATTGGGCACAGGCGAGTGGAATAGATTTTGAGGATGAGGATGATCTCCCAGAACCTGTAGATTTTGTAGCGGATCATCCATTCATGTTTTTGATCAGAGACGATAAGAGCGGGGTAGTGTTGTTCACAGGACATGTCTTGAACCCATTGTTGACGGACGAGTGA